The Coffea arabica cultivar ET-39 chromosome 10e, Coffea Arabica ET-39 HiFi, whole genome shotgun sequence region GATGACGAAGAAAAGGCTGGATGTTATATATCAATAAAGGGGCCGTACATTGTGTATCCTTTTTCGAAAAAAAACCATGAGGCTTTGACCAATAGATTCTTGTTCATATGGTGACCTTGCTTCATATCTAAAAGCTAAGATTTTTGGTAAGGAGTAGTAACCTGAATGCCAAAAAAGTTTGGGTGATTTTTATCAGTTAAGATGAGCGACAGAGGTGGAAGCAGCTTCAACCAGTCAAATCATTCTTTAAGGAAGCCTGTACCACACTCATCAGGAAATATCCAATGATAAAGATAGCATTCATGGGTTTCCCCAATCATTTGTTGTCATGCCATCATGAGCACAAGCCCTTCCCccaattctataagcctttccACCCTATTGCAATAGAAGCTGAGTCCCAAGGCAGAAAAAAGATGAGCAAATAAAATGAAGACAAACCCGGTCAAAACATTTAGGTAGCCCTGTGATTCAGGAGATAAAAATGCTTGAAGCGCCATGCACATTCCTGGGGTGAGATATCAAATTAGGGGCAGATAGACAGAACTTCCCGCAAGGAAAATAAAGGGAGACAACGACAGGGCTAGCCTACATATTGTCACACTTTCATTAACATAGAAAACCGGGGGGGGGGAGGGAAtaagcaaaaaaataaataagataaGCCTTcagtatatatgaaataaatagaaattacaagcaaattttttttccagGATAGTAATCCAGAGCATTCAACAGGTCACTTTGCAAAGAAAGTGCAGGTTATCATTTACAGAATCAGAGTTTAAGAAAGTGAGAGACCATTTACatggtgagaaaaaaaaatggagaatgCCAAACAGCAAAGACAAAACCCCTCCATGGTCCAAGTCCTCGGAGCTAAAATCTTAGATCATTAATGATTGTAAGgataaactaaaactaaaaggatCCATGGTCATAAAAATATGGGGTACAGCACTTTtgatatttgttaaaaatttctaaaattatcttAAGGTGTAATAGCATTTACATAGCAACTGAAAGTATGCTGTGCTGGCACTTTAGAAAATATATTCTATACggattttaatctttttttcaattttctaggGATAGGCTTCACAACTGAACCAAGCAGCAGACAACTCTTAGAACTGCATCAACATGTAACATATTCTATTTACTGTCTAAGCAACTTTCATCTCGAAAAGAGCCGATGGGTATGAAGATATGTTATTAACAATAGAATATCCTGATTGATCACTTGACAAGATTGAAACTATGCAATAATGCTAAAGAATGTTGAGTCCAAATAGATGTCCAAATAAATTAAAGGTCCAAAAAATAAATGTCGAACAGTAACTTCAAAAACTTTCTTCAGAAACTATTAGTTGGCAGACACATGAATTTTCTCTAATATGATGTGGTAAAAATCAAAGTCCATATGAGTGATCATGAGTTCTTCAACAATCAATATAGGGTATTGTACTACACCCCCCATCAGACGTTACTTCTCTTGAATCGTCTCTTTTCTATATTCAGTGTCAATAtgcaattttcaattttcatacTATTGTCTAATTTTGTGCACTAATAAGTGACTCTGAAGGCGGGGGATGTACATAAATGACCTAAAATaatgtttaaaaatataaagtacATTACCAATTAGTAAACTACACTGTTAACAAATAAAATACAGTAATTTCACTAAACCAGTAAAACATTGGCAGATAGTTAAGAATCTGACCTCTAGCCTTCGTAGTTGTGTTAGGTGAGCCAGAAGACAAATGAGGTAGTTGCAGAAACTTCTCAGCACTTGCAAGATCCCAAAGCTCAACCTAGCATATTTGATCACAGAGGTCATATCCAGGGAAACTATAGTTGCATGATAAGCTGCTTTTAGAAGCATGAACTAACCACAGAAGACTGCTTCCCCGAAACGGCAACATATTTTGGTCCGTTTACTTGCTCGCTATCTAAGATATAAAAAGATATATATCAGTCAATCTTCATCAGTGTCGTCACTGCCATGCACTTTTGAGGAGAACTAAATTTCCTAAACAGTATTTCCTTATAGATGAGTTTGAAACTAGGATAAATATGACAGATAATTTGTCTTCAGGATGAATTTCTTCAAGTGCCAAACTAAAACTTGTCAGGGAGAATGCTACAGAACCACCTGAGTGGAACCATAAGATATGAAAAGTGAAATATAAAGTATAGTTCATAAATTTGAAAAGCAGCATGAGGTTAAGAGAAGGGAAGCTCATTGGGAACATCAGTACAGGTAGATTGTACATAACGATGGACATAAAGAAGGTTGAGAGCAATGGGATCAGAAAGAGGAGAGAGAAGGAGAGAGTATAGAAGAGACCTTCTATACTCTCCATTTGATTTCCTTGAAATGTAGTTTCCCCACCCGCTGCATCTTGGCAATTTTCTGGTACTCCAGTTTGGCGTGGGCCAAAGGCAAATTTCTTTACCAATGAAAGCTTGCAGAAATGGTAAGAGTTCGTTTTAATTGTAACTAATGGATTCCTGTTCAAACAAAAACTAGATTTTAACCTGCTTGTTTATATTGAAAAGGGGAAAAGGGCAGAAATCAGCTCATTTcaacttaaagtgaaaaaataaGTCATGCATGCAGCAAGCTAAAAAGGTCAATGACAAAAGAGATTGTCAAGTAATTTTCGAGTATTTTTTGTTTGCTTCAAAATCCAGTACAACTTAAATGCGTCAATTCTTCTCAGTCACATAAGAAGTTAGTAGAATTAAAGTTGGATAATTTTTCTGTCATGAGCTTACAAACCTCACCAGCCCCTCTATACCTGCTTTACTTGTTGGACCATGAAACATTCAAAAGAAATTTCAACTCAAACCAGTTGATGAGAACAGTTCAAAGAGATAAATAAAGCATAGAAATTTCAACACAAGAAGGAGCTGATGGACAAATAGAACCTTCACTGTTTATTTGCAATTGGACCACTTACTGGCAAAAGATATTTGTTGTGTTACCCCAATTTGCTGTTCGAAAATGGTATACCAAGCATAGGCACGTTCTTACCTTTCCCAATGCTTTGAGTTTTAAAAAAGGAGTGTTAGGATCTGATCCAATTAATTGCTGCTTGAACCTCTTGGGGATGATTAATACTCCATATGGTTAACTTTCCTTTGCAAGCTTGATTTGGTTCATTCATTAATCCAACTCCCACATGGAGAGGAGGCAGCAGAGTAACATGCAAAAAATCTATTCTACTTCCAATTATCAGTTGATCGACTTGTACCTCTAAAATATAAGGTGAAGCAATGTAGCTGATgacaattttcaaaccaaaacTGCCATATTCAAGCACTAAGAACATGACATTATGCTTACATTTCATTAGATTCTGCATCTTAGGAACAACTGAAccccaaaatcacacataaACAAGTAGAAACCAGAAGGAAAGCTAAATACCTGGAGAGATCCCCATCTCCAATATCCCAACACTTCACAGTTCCATCCCTGCCCTGACTGCATATATCAGAGCCACAGAGACCAATAAGCACCAAAAGAAACCAGAAATGCATGAAGTCACTTGGAGCCACATAAACACAGACAAGTAACCTACAAAATTGTAATCCATGTATGATGACACAAACCAATATAAAGTATGTGAGTAAAGGAAATGAACCTAACTACTTTGTCGTCTCCAATCAAAGGACTAGCCGCAAGACCAATAATCCCGTGTGCTGCATTATGCACCCTGTAATCATTCACAAAATTTTATCACATATCATGTGTCATAATAATTCTCATGatctttgtatttttcttttattgatcACTTTTCAGTTACCTTTTTGACTTTGGTTATGCATTCacaaaaccaaaagtgaaaGACTGAATTTTAAATCAATAGATAATTTCTTATACTTCATAATCCGGCTTCCATAATTGTGACCAACATAAAAATAACAAAGGGTTATTTGAATAGTTCATTGGGAACATATTTCGTGTAAGAAATAATACAAAATAATGCGTCCTATCTGACTAAATTCTAATTCATTACAATGCAGATGAAATTGTCCGGCGCTGTACACTATCCCAAATGCGCAATTCACCATCTGCAGCCCTGTAGAAAAACAAGCACCAACCAATTATACGCAAGAAGTATCTAGGAACACGTCTGAATCTATGCAATAGATGTTCAACGGTCATTTAACAATTTCAGCTAGAAGTACGGCAAAGTGAACTTTTTACACAAGTACACACCCAGAGAACAGTATGTTCTTGGAGGGATGGAAACAGACGTCCATAACAGATGCACGGTGGCCTCTGAGCACAGCTACCGGGTCCGGCGGAGGTCTCTTGCTCATTCTGTAATCTTCCTCTTCCTTTATGGCTTTCCAACGCAAAGCCTGCCATTGCAGCATTTTGTCAACCACCTTATCAGAATTACAGAATCTCTACCGTTGCACATCCGtttaattaaaaagaaaaaggagaaagagtTCAATTACTTTTGATTAATATGGGTGATTATGAACAAGATATGCACTCcaaggaaaaatttctggtattAATTTTGTACGAGTAAACAGAAGGCATACTGAATAATGCTGTCCTTACTCGTGGGAGGGTGTGGAAGCGTGCAATTTCTTCGAAGTTCTAGTCTCTAGATTCTGATTCCACGAATTTCCAATCATAATCAGACGTTTGGAATTTGGTGTGGGATTAAATATTAAGGGATGGATCAGTTGACTTTAGATATTAATTAATGGTTTGGTGAGAAGGTCCATTTTTGAGCTTTCCCGTCAAGTCCTGGCGTCAACGGCGAATACGAAGGCGTGAGTCTCCTGTCACGTCCACTTTTGAGCTTTCCCGTCAAGTCCTACGCAAGGATGGATTGAACGATTCGGTTCTGGACCTTCTGGTTTGGAGGGCTTTGAGGCAAAAATAGATTAGAGAATTTGAAATTTCTctatttcttctctttttttggaAAATCGTGAAAGAAACTAAACAATTTTGGACATACAAGTCATCAATTATTTAGTCAATGTTTGAGGAATCCAACCTTTTAAAAATAGTGATTTGATTATAATATTTTtgtacattttttaaaaaaattttaccctcataaattcaaaatttaaatttaaatggtAACGCATATATGATTAGAAAGAAGAATCGGAGAGGATTGAGTTGGATAGTACAAGGGGAAGGAGTCTAAATTAGAGGTCTCGGATTCGAGTCCTCTCgcataaattataaaaaaaaaaaaaactagaaataaGGGTTATATTGAAAAGTAAAACTAAAagatattttgatttttttaatatcttaaatatttttaaatattttaaaataaaaagtacAATACTTTTAATACGACGAAGAAGTACTGTGCCTTCAAAATGCACCTACGGAAATAAAAGGTTACGCCTtcaaatgaaaagtgaaaacacGCTAAAAGCGCCCCATTCCAATTTTCCGGTAAAATAAGCCAACTCATTATCTTTAATTAACTAACAAAAAAGATTATCATGCACtgtactaaatttattaatcaCAATAATCTTGGAAAGaagcaaaagtaaaaaagagaaaacgaaAAACACGAAAAATCATCCAccatctcactctacactagaaGCAGCGCGCTCGAGAATTCAGCCGACGACGTTCCCATCTCAAAAGTCACGTACCACAGGAAACGCTTAACGCTCGCTCCTTGCTCCGTCTTGGCGTCTTCGTTTTCCGTTAATGCAGAAAAAAGCCCTATTCATAGCTCCACCACTTCAGGTCTGATCCTCCTCCTTTTCACGCCTTCTGTCGGTTGAGTTCGTATCCTTTCGCACAAAACCCTAgctttcacttttgttttttttattcttgtgattttgtaAATAGCTGTAATTTCTGTTGTATAAGTGGAACTAATGAGTATGAAAACTGCCGAATGGATGACTCAATTGTTTTGAAGTcgatattttaattctttttgagAATAGGTAGTGTTTTAATTTTCCTGTGAAAATTTTGGGTTTGAGTGGCGGTCGCAGTTTGTTAAAGAGCTGAGAATTTTGCTGTGGATTTTATTTTAGGGTTGAGTTACTTGTGAATTGACAGATGAAGGTAAATTGTTTTGGTTTCTGGTAAATGTGATATTGAAGTTTGCTTGTTTGGATTCCCTCAGGAATAATTGAATGATGGCTCCAGTTTGAGGAGAATTTGGGGCTGGGGTTCGATGTGGAGAGACGCTGTTCAAAAACCCTAGGGTTAGTGAGGATGGAAGGGGAAGAAAAAAACAAGGTTGGTTTGAAGAAAAGGGTAAAGCGGATTGAAATTGGGATTGATTCAGATGATGATGAACCTATTGGGTCATTTTTGAAGCTGAAAAGTAAAAGAAACCCCAAAAAGAATAAGGTGGTTTCAGATGGTGAAGACAAAGGGAAAGGAGTTGATAAATTGTCGGTTGAAGATCAGGATTTGGTTGGCATGGACGACACATTAGCAAGCTTTAGGAAGAAGCTGAGAGCTCCTAAGAAGGAAGGTGGGCCTGCTCTGGTGGTTGGAGGGGGGTTAGGTAGTACTGTGGCAGAACCATCAATTCAATCTCTTACCAAACCGGGTCTTGGAGATTTGGTTTCAAAGGTTATAGAAAAAGTTAAAGTAGATGATGATGGATATACAGTTGACAAAGGCTTAGGACTGGGGGCTAGAATGAAAGATAGGAGACCCAAAGTTGCAGCAGTGTCAAAGGATGTCAGTACTGACTCTGCGTCTAACAATATTTCAGATTGCCAGCCTTCTGGTGAGGGTTCATGTGAGAATGAGAAGGATGTGGATTTAGGGCTAGGAGACTGTCCTAGTAACTGCTTAGAGGAAGGTTTAGAAGATCCGTTATCTGCCTTTTTCCGCAAGGCACAATCTGGTTTCATTAGGAAATCGTGCAATTCTTTGAGAttgaaatccggaaatgaaactcaAATTTCCCGTAATGGCGTCTCAGAAGATATTATGCCTGAGTCAACTAGCAAGTCTCGATCTGCTTCGAAGTTGGCCAATGAAATAGCTGAGTCTAAACAGTATTCACATCTAGCATCTGGTAGAGGTAAGATAGGTTTAACAGTGGGTGCCGATAAGGATGATGAAATTTTGCAGCGAAAATTTTCCAGTAGATCCAGTGACGATGTAGATGACACATCATCTGAAAGAATTTCATATAATTTAGTTCCCATGTCTAAAATCCAAGGATCTCAATCTAGT contains the following coding sequences:
- the LOC113710993 gene encoding protein DECREASED SIZE EXCLUSION LIMIT 1, with the protein product MSKRPPPDPVAVLRGHRASVMDVCFHPSKNILFSGAADGELRIWDSVQRRTISSALVHNAAHGIIGLAASPLIGDDKVVSQGRDGTVKCWDIGDGDLSRNPLVTIKTNSYHFCKLSLVKKFAFGPRQTGVPENCQDAAGGETTFQGNQMESIEDSEQVNGPKYVAVSGKQSSVVELWDLASAEKFLQLPHLSSGSPNTTTKARGMCMALQAFLSPESQGYLNVLTGYEDGSMAWWDVRNPGVPMNSVKFHKEPVLSLCIDGACSGGISGAADEKLVFFSLDYQSGSALVKKEITLERPGIAGTSIRPDGKIAAFAGWDHRVRVYNYRKGIALAILKYHHATCNAVSFSADSKLLASSSEDTTVAMWELYPPQTVT